Genomic DNA from Paenibacillus sp. MBLB1832:
TTTTGAAGCCGTGTTGAGCTGCTAAGCGCCTCTCCCTTGACATCTTGACGAATTTGATCATAAAGGAAATAGTTCAAGAAGAAATAAAGAACAATACCGAAGAGCAACATCGTGACCGCCAAGATGCCTGAATACCATAATGTGAGCCGCAGGCGAAGAGACATTGTTAATTTTCCCCTCTCAATACGTAACCTGCTCCTCGCACCGTTTGAATAATACGCTTATGGCCATACTCTTCTGTTTTCTGGCGCAATAGCGCTATGTAAACCTCAAGGACATTGGACTCTCCGCTGTAGTCATAGCCCCAAATTTTTTCCATAATAATATCCCTGGACAACACGCGCTTTGGGTTCTGCATAAATAGATGCAACAAATCAAACTCTTTGGTTGTGAGTTCAATAAGCTTCTCGCCGCGGAATACTTCCCGCGTATCCAAATCCAAAATCGCATCATCAAAGCTTAATCGATTGGTCGTCTGTTCCGGTCGCTCTGCACGTCGCCGAAGCAGCACGCGTACTCTCGCTAAAAGCTCTTCGAGTGCGAAGGGCTTGACCAAATAATCGTCAGCGCCTAAATCCAACCCTTTGACGCGGTCGCTAATATCATCTTTGGCTGTCAGCATGAGAATCGGAACTTCACTTCCGCTCTCACGAACGCGGCGCACCACTTCCCAGCCATCGATTTGAGGCATCATCACGTCTAAAATGACTAGCTGCGGCTCCGTAACTAACATTTGTTTCAATCCTTCAAGTCCATTCGTTGCAGTGACGACCGAATATCCTTCAAAAGCAAGTCCACGCCTTAGCATGGACGTAATTTTCTCATCATCATCAATGACCATTATTGTTTCTCTCATTGGCTCGTCCCCCCTCTTTTTCCCTTATTGTAGCAAATTTCCACCCTAGCAAAAAGAAGCAGAGCCAGCAAGCTTGCGGCCGCGGACTCCACTTCTTCTTTAATTCCATCTTGCTTACTCAGCTGGCGTTTCAGCTAATGTATTCTTATCTCCAACGACGACTGGAACTTCGATACGTTTGCCATCACGGATGAGGCCAAGTGTTACCTTGTCGCCAACCTTCGTTGCTTGCACTTTTGTTATCAGCTCTTGGGAGTTCTTAATCTTCGTGCCATTCAAATCAACGATCACATCGTACTGGCGTACGCCTGCTTGGAAAGCTGGGCTTTTCCGTGTCACGCTGCCCACAAGTGCGCCATCCGTATTCGACAGTTTCAATTCGCTGACCCAGTCTTGACCGATATCTTGTAAACCTACACCAAGGAATGGAACAGGTTCTTTAGGGATTTTCACATTGTTTTTCAAATTCTCAAGAACGGAAGAGATCGTGCTTGTTGGAATTGCAAAGCCAATACCTTGCGCTTGGGAACTTACAGCCGTATTAATACCGATTACCTCACCGTTCAAGTTGAGCAACGGACCGCCTGAGTTACCAGGGTTAATGGAAGCATCCGTTTGCAATAAGTGTTTGTATTCACGCGTACCTTTCTCATCTGGAATGGAGATGGGACGCTCTTTCGCACTAAGCACACCAACGGTTACCGTGTGGTCGAATCCGTACGGGTTACCGATCGCTACGACCCAGTCACCAACATTCACATCATCGGCTTTGCCAAGAGGGAGGATCGGGAAATCTTTGGTCCCCTCAATTTTTAAAACAGCTAAGTCTAAATCATAGCTATTGCCTAACAATTTCGCCGTAAACGGCTTGTCGTAACCTTCAACCGTGACATGAATTTCATCCGCGCCATCAACAACGTGTTCATTGGTTAAAATGTAGCCAGTTTTCTCGAAAATGAAACCTGTTCCCATACCCGCTGGCTGCAACTCTGTGCTGCCTGAATTGTTTTGATTGCTCTTCGGCGTTTGGCCGCCACCGCCACCATTATTGCCAAAGAACTGGCGGAAGAACGGGTCATCGAATAGCGAATTGCCACCGTTACTGCGCGCTTTCGGTTTCACGAGCGATTCAACTTTGACAATGGCTGGACCTGCATTTTGTGCAATCGCTGCAATATTACCAGGACGAACGACGTCAAGTGATGCATTCTTCACTTCACCGTTTCCGTTGGAGCCGCTAGCTACTGTAGCAGCTGAGTTTGAACCAGAAGCTAGGGGCTGCTTGCCCGTAAATAGATTAATTTTGTCCGCTGTGAACATCAATGCGCTAACAACGAGCGCCCCTGCCATGAAAGCAGCGAAGATGCTTTTGACCGAAGAACGTTTCTTCGCATGTGAATGTGCATCCCAAGGACCAGACCCTTGTTGCCCTTGATCATGTCCGAAGCTGAATGGACGCAACGTCTTAGGCGGTGTCACTTCGACATTCGAAGTGCCTTCGGAATCGGACGAAGATGTCGTCAGCGATTGCTGCCCTTCATTTTCTTCATTAAAAGCAGATTTGTAAGGACCATAAGAGTAGTAGTAAGAAGGTCTTTCTTTGTTCGACTCATGCCCTTCATTCGGTTGTGCCTGCTCCTCGTGCTTATCATTATTCTGCGGCTTGAAAAAGTCGCTATAGTCTTTTTTGTTGTCGTCCATAGGTCTTACCTCCATTAGATTGGTATAAGTGCATGCTCGCTTGATCTATGATGTCGTTCTCTATGTGTCTATCATGCACCCACAACCTTAAACGAATATTAAAAAACAATAAAATGGAGGTAAAAATAGGTCAGTTCTTAATGAATCCAAGCTTTTTCGACGGAATTTAGCACATTTGCTGCTTCTTTTACCCATTTCTCCTCAATGGAAGCATCGGCATCCAAAGGAGCTTGAAACTGATCAATGAGTGCGCCATACGTTTCGGCTTCGGCTTCTTCATCAAGTCCTTCATTATAGACATGCTTCAGCACAAAGGGTTGTCCAACTTCGACAACAGCATCCGTCGCTTCCGTATCTCCTTCAATCCGGCCCGTGATGACTTGAACAGGAATCCGCAGCCAAACTTTATGCGCTTCATCCAAGTAGCGATCAAAGTAGCCATGATCATACTCCCAGCCTCCGCCCAAAGTAAAATCAAACTTTTCCAGTTGGGCACGCACTTTGTCAAAAGATTCTTGAACCTGCTCTAGTGATGATGATAATGGTTTCATGCGGGCAGACACTCCTTAAGCGCTCATATTATTGTACTTACGCATAGAATGTGCCAAATCCAAGGTTTTATGTGTGAATGTACCGCTATTTGTTCAATCTGTTAAACCCATCCTTTGCGGTGGGCAAAAATAGCTAGCTGGGTCCGATCCTCCAACTCACATTTCATCAGTAAATTGGAGACATGTGTTTTGACTGTTTTAATACTAATAAAAAGCTCTTCCGAAATATCTTTATTACTCTTTCCTTCGGCGATCAATAGCAAGACTTCTCGTTCGCGCGCCGTCAAGCCTTCTTCCTCTGGCATTTCGCTCCGCTGTCTAATTCCTCTAGTTAGGGCTTGTGAAACCTCCGCATTCATGACAGGCATGCCGCGGTAAGCGCTCTGAATCGCATGGATCAGTTGATCCGATGAAACTGTTTTGAGCATATAGCTGATTGCCCCTGATTCAACAGCTTCGAGCACTTTCGCTTCTTCTAGAAATGAGGTCAGCATGATAACTTTGATTTGTGGAAACTTCTCGCTGATCAGCTTGGTCGCACCGATTCCATCCAGTACTGGCATCGTGAGATCCATAAGAATGACATC
This window encodes:
- a CDS encoding response regulator transcription factor, translated to MSTSINVMIVDDHDMVRVGLRTYISLEPDLEVVGEASNGRDAFDQLQSGRMGMLPDVILMDLTMPVLDGIGATKLISEKFPQIKVIMLTSFLEEAKVLEAVESGAISYMLKTVSSDQLIHAIQSAYRGMPVMNAEVSQALTRGIRQRSEMPEEEGLTAREREVLLLIAEGKSNKDISEELFISIKTVKTHVSNLLMKCELEDRTQLAIFAHRKGWV
- a CDS encoding S1C family serine protease, with translation MDDNKKDYSDFFKPQNNDKHEEQAQPNEGHESNKERPSYYYSYGPYKSAFNEENEGQQSLTTSSSDSEGTSNVEVTPPKTLRPFSFGHDQGQQGSGPWDAHSHAKKRSSVKSIFAAFMAGALVVSALMFTADKINLFTGKQPLASGSNSAATVASGSNGNGEVKNASLDVVRPGNIAAIAQNAGPAIVKVESLVKPKARSNGGNSLFDDPFFRQFFGNNGGGGGQTPKSNQNNSGSTELQPAGMGTGFIFEKTGYILTNEHVVDGADEIHVTVEGYDKPFTAKLLGNSYDLDLAVLKIEGTKDFPILPLGKADDVNVGDWVVAIGNPYGFDHTVTVGVLSAKERPISIPDEKGTREYKHLLQTDASINPGNSGGPLLNLNGEVIGINTAVSSQAQGIGFAIPTSTISSVLENLKNNVKIPKEPVPFLGVGLQDIGQDWVSELKLSNTDGALVGSVTRKSPAFQAGVRQYDVIVDLNGTKIKNSQELITKVQATKVGDKVTLGLIRDGKRIEVPVVVGDKNTLAETPAE
- a CDS encoding YugN family protein, which gives rise to MKPLSSSLEQVQESFDKVRAQLEKFDFTLGGGWEYDHGYFDRYLDEAHKVWLRIPVQVITGRIEGDTEATDAVVEVGQPFVLKHVYNEGLDEEAEAETYGALIDQFQAPLDADASIEEKWVKEAANVLNSVEKAWIH
- a CDS encoding response regulator transcription factor, whose translation is MRETIMVIDDDEKITSMLRRGLAFEGYSVVTATNGLEGLKQMLVTEPQLVILDVMMPQIDGWEVVRRVRESGSEVPILMLTAKDDISDRVKGLDLGADDYLVKPFALEELLARVRVLLRRRAERPEQTTNRLSFDDAILDLDTREVFRGEKLIELTTKEFDLLHLFMQNPKRVLSRDIIMEKIWGYDYSGESNVLEVYIALLRQKTEEYGHKRIIQTVRGAGYVLRGEN